The following nucleotide sequence is from Aphelocoma coerulescens isolate FSJ_1873_10779 chromosome 9, UR_Acoe_1.0, whole genome shotgun sequence.
ATGCCTTCTTGCAAACTGTGAGCAAAGTGCCAAAGAAGGTtaccaaaacccctccaaacccccacAGTGCTGTCAACCTGGTTACTCTTCTCATGTACCTCCTCaaaaacacacacatatgtGTGTTTGGAGCCAAGCTCCAAACAGACATGAGACAACAGGTCAGTTCCCACAGGACACTACTACTCACAAGCTTGGAGCTCGTCACGGGTTTGTTCCTCAGGGCAGGAGGTCTGTACGCCTGCGCAGGCCTCGGCTCAGCGCTGGGCAGTTCGCTGGGAACTGCCTGGTATTTCACCGCTTTCTCCGGGAACACCCCATCCAGGAAGGGCTGCCAGAACACTTGCCACATTTCCTCACCAGATGGGACCTTATAGGAGTGCAACACAGAGCCCGTGTAGTGCCATATCTTGTATCCGTTGCTGACCCGGAGCCGGGGAGCACACGTGGCTGTCACAATGTGCTCCCCATCGGGACACCAAGCAAAGTATGTGGAATCCGAGGCCACTGGTTTGGAAATGAGTTTGTAGTTTTTAACATCCCACACTTCCATCTGTCCCCTGAGGTTTCCAAACCCTGCCAGCACAAGGATGTGTCCGTGGGGGCTATAGTAGACAGCATTGCGAGGCCCGGTACCAAAATCAAACACAGGGTCACATTTCAGGTTAAAAACTGTGGCTTTGGCAGGCATGAAACCATACACAGCACAGAACTCCGCAGAATTGGGGCTCCAGGAAACATCGTAAATAGGGCCATTTTTTgctaaaggaaaaggaaaaacatgcaGCTGTTGGGAGattgcatttttttcagagcaagacaaaataaaaaccatcaCAATTCTTCATGCTTTGCTAAAATGCTGTATTCTAATTATTGACAGTGAAAATTAATTCTACTAAcaacagagggaaaaacaacCTTGTATCTTCTGATAACTTTAGTTACAGTTTGCAACAATAACTGCAGCCATTCCAAATTACCTCTGTACGGTCAGCACCAACACTTTAACAGTAAGCATAGCTTGATATGTAAAAAAAATccgtaattttttttcctcaagtatGACCTCAGGACCTTCTCAAATTGTCCCACTGGAAACCTGCAAAAACAGGAGTTTTATACCAGCTGGATAACAGTTTATCTTCTTTTAATGTAAGACATATTGTGTAGCTCAGCTTTGTAGAGGCAAGTAGTAGCGACCTGAGTTCTCTTTGGACCATGCCCATGCACAATATTTTATAAGTCAGATTTTAATGTGAGTGAGCACACAAAAATGGCTTTACACATAACGATCAAAACTTGGTACTGCCAGAAGCTATTCTGGGGGTTGGAACATTAGGAGATACTGAAGAATGATGTATTAGTTATGAAAACTCAGGTAAAATATCCAGGGGTAAATACAAACCACAGGCCATTACAACTTTTCATCATCTGGGTATCTTTACCCATCATTCAGATAAATGCCAATTGCATTACTGAATCCTTATATCCAGAGTTGATGCAAAATGTTCAAACTGAGTTAAATGGTTCGTGCTTGCTGTCACTCTGAAGTCTCATTATCTTTAGAAACAAGGATGTATAATCACGCTATGTGTCCCCTTCGTAACCTTTTCAGTGACACTAACCCAATGCAGCTCAGATACAGAGGTGTGACAGAAAATGACATTtggtgacagcagcagctggaaagatGAGGGCAGCTCCAAGCGGGCTtcacagctctgccagagcctgcagcagcaccacatCTTAGTCAAAAATGAAAAGCCCTATGCAAATGCCAGTGTGGAAAAAAGCTTCAAAACTGTACTTCAAAAACCATCCAACCTCACAGGGAATGAGGCACCTCTCACTCCAAGTGCCCACCACTTGCTTTTATTGGAAAAAAGGACTTCTATGAAACAGACATAAGTTTGGGCTTTCCCTTGAAAAGGAATAgctaaattaaatgaaaagcaaTGGTAAACTTCCTGTTAAATACAGATGCAGTAGAAATAAAGAATGTTTTAGTAAGTATGTAGTTAAACAAGTAGTGTTCTCAAGCCAGGTAAGTGCTCCCAAAGAGATTCTATATACTAAGTCATAACCCCAATTCTCCTTCCCCAGTGAAGTTACCATCAGGGGATATGGGGCCCAGTACTTGTCCAAAAGTTTTGCAGTGGAGGCAAACTGGAGATGCTCCCAGTCAGCACTGTTATGGAAATTACATTCACAGTACCTCCAGCAAAGATAGTCCATGTCACCCCATCCCCAGTGCTCACAAGCATTCCCAACAAACTGGCCTCTACAATCCCAAACAGGCCGTATGTTTGCACAAAATAGCAACAGcttgagagaaggaaaaaagacccCCCACAGGGCAAGTTAAGACATGGACTTCCAGTTCAAACTAGACACTGGAATTAGGCACATTCATCTGCTGCTCCCCAACATGTCATTTTTATGTCTTAAAACACTTTCAATTTTACAATACAAAATAAAGGACTTCTATTTTCCAACAGACCAAAAAGTTGCTCTCATTCTGCCCTGGCTCATTGAGTAACAGTATCTTGCATGTGTAAAAGTGCAGGTAGGATTATTCTGTTTGGTGACGCACTTTATGCCCATTATGGATTCTCAGACATCAACCTAGCTCCACTGTCCGAGTCTTTCCTCAGCAAATGAGCATAGTTCCTGCCCTGTGCACTTGAAACACCTTCCCAAGCAAATTATCAGTATTTATTAACTGGAAGTGTTTGGTCTCTGCCACTGACATTAAGATGGCAAGTCTATCAAATGTAAGAAAATTCAGCTATTaataaaaaccacaaaccaaccCAGAAAAAAGCAACATCTTCCTGCAGaggtaaaaaccaaaaaaagcagtGAAGGATTTTTTGTTAAGAGGATTTTGTTTTACAGATGGGTTCACTACCCTACCAAGCCCTCAGGGGTACTCACGCAGCTGCACGACGGCGCTCTCCCCGTTGGCCGCCACGTAGTGCAGCGTCTGCTCGCCGTAGTACGATGCCCCGGTCTTGTCCACCTCGGTGCTGGCGATCACCAGCACGGCTGTGGCTGTGAACAGACACAGTTAGTGCAGCACAGCTACTGAAACCCACACCAGCCATTGCACAAAACACCACAGACAAAGCGAAATCAGCTCCGCTATGAATTCCTACTGGTTGCTTGTGTAATAGTGCTGGTATCATTCCTCTTTTGAATTGAGTTTTTCCTAAATGCTAACCCGAAAGGACTGAATACCTTCCTTTGTCAGATGGAAAATGTAAGCTCAGTCTATTAATTCACTGTAAGATCACAAGCAAGTGAACATCCTTTgcagttataaaaaaaaaattaaactacaGCAGAAACCAAACATCCTGATCAGTCcttgaataaaatatttcatcaaCATATTCTATATGCACATCTGCTATTCAAAGCTGTGTCCCTGTTGGGGGGTATGGAGCAGGGCACTGTGTCACCAGGGCAAGGCCCAacctcccccttcccccagaCACATGCACCCCAAAATGTCTTGAGACATCAATCTTTCCCATCTCTCACAGTCTCCGTGCATGGTTTCTACATGTGTGTAACACCTTCCTTGTATTCCAAACTATGTGGGTTGAAGTAAAATGATTTGTACAAAATCATTCTGAAGCAGCTCACTGCTAACAAACAGCAAAGCACAGAGGCCTATCAACTCACCCCAGTTGTGATATTTATGCATATAGATAATTCTACACATTAAGATTATACCATTGCATGAACTGTTCTTATGTTTACAATCTAAATATATTACTGACAAAGAATGCAAAATTATATAGGATTTTGTTATTGAACTGCAAAATTTACCAGCATGCATAGAATATTTTCAATTACAACATATAAAATCACAGAAGTCACAGGAAAGTGCTGAGCACTCCAGGGTGTGCAGAAAGGCACCTCAGCAAGGCATTAATGGCTGCCCTCAGGATTTATCTGCATATGCAAATTAAACACAAACCCCACACAGTAAACAAAGTAAGTCAATCCAAAATAAGCACAGGATAAAAGTTTCAGTACACagctgttataccttttttgtTCCATAGCATTGTCACCTTGTCAGCTTTAAAGAAGCTTTTGTTGGCTAGTGCTGACTGCGGGCCCTCGAAGTTGGGGTACTGGTAGAGCCTGACAAAGGACGGAGCACCTTTGCTGCCTGGGACATACACAGCAACCTGAAACAGCCACGAGATTTCACTGCGGGTTAAAGCCTTGGTAGCACAGGGCATCATTACTACCAGTACATTGTATTAAAAtcacagtctttttttttttttttttttttttaagaaaaccaagaaaaggATTGGAAGCTGGATCAGAAGTACCTTGCTTGGCTGTGCTCCTGGGGACAACACGAAATCACTGACCTTCTGCAAATGCAGCTTATTTGCAATGGTATCTGCCAAGAAAAAGGCCACAGATGCGTGATGTTAATGACAAACCACATTACCTGGATGACCTAACCACACCCTTCTATGGGGCTGCATCCTGGATAACACAGACCAGTAAAGACAATCATAAAGGATCTCTTTTTCTAGGCAAACAACCattattttcccatttcacCACATAATTTTATCTAAAAAACCAAGTTGAATCAACCCTATGTCTGAAACCCAGCATTTAGTATTTGGAAGTTCAAAAAGCAAAGGAAGCCTCTGAACCCGAGGTGAATGCAGCTTGCTTTTGAAGCAGATATTCTTCACCTTATCTGTGCTGGGTTCAGTCACATTCGCTGCCATTACACAGAGGCAGGGGCCGTCCCCTCAAACCTTCATGGGAAAACTCTTCCCAACAGGAAGCACTCAAGAGGCCTGCTCTGGGCTCAACACTGCCCCTTCCCACAAACAACTGATGGGAACAGAATCACCCCGCAGCTCCACTGCAGCCAGGAACGTGTACTGCCAGCAGATGTCCTGCTGAGGCTGACATTCCCTGCTTCCGCAGCTTGGTTAACATCAGCAGGGCTAATTCTCATGAAACTCAATCTCTCGTAGCCTTAATTCTTGTATCAACgttatatttaaaacaaaactaagAATGCAAAACTAAAACCACACACTGCTGTTCTCCCATCCATTTTCTTTAATTCCTTTACATTTTTGttctaattaatttttatttttctacttttttcttcccctttcccttttcaaCATCTATTGACTCCAGATACTCTACCATCAACAGTAAATCTCCTTGGTAAAAATCTTCAGGCTTCACTATTTCATTTTTGGCATCAATTTTTTAATGAGCCATTTTAACAGTCTATTAACAGAATATGCACAACCCAAGGAAGTAATCACAGATCATGTTTTCTAACGTCAGTTTCTTGGATCTCTTTAAATGAGAAATAATATGGAATCAGGCCTCTTTAATTGAGAATCAGATGCATTTCATACCACGTAAGTCAgtgaaaagataaataaaaaagtgaaaacacACTTCATTAAAGCATAATGATTCTGGATTCCAAACTGAAACAGATTGTAggcaatatttaaaataaaaagcaagcaaaagaagaaacaaataaaaagctgaaaacaaaaaccacccctCAAAAGAAGCAGCATTTATAGAAGGAATGAAATATAGAGAAATACTTGCGTACTGAAGTTGTTGTTTTCAAAGAAGTGCACTTCATTGTTCACATTCCTggcacaaatgctttcatcATCTGCCCAGCAAGGACACCTGCATATTAAGGGAAAAGTCAGAAACACAAAATGATGCTCAACACTAGCACTCCAGGAttgtttctccccatttttaaagCCCAGTAAGTTCAAACATAATACGTTTAATATGGATAAATGACAACTGCATACCAAAAAATATATAAGTGCACTTGGTTATTGTCTGCCCAGCTTTTCTCTGTGGTGCAAAGTGAGAGTGAATTTACAGTGAACTATATACAGACACTCACAAGCACAGATGCTGGTTTTCAGTTAGCAGCAGGCACAGGTTTGAAAGCCAACACCACACTAACAGCTCCATTTACCTGGATCAGATTTTGGAAaccacatttctttttaaacaattaGCATCTGGAAAGCTTATTTACCAGTTCTGCATCTTTTTCTGCATAAAAGACTTTAAGCATTTTCCAGTTCTCAGATCATGGAGCTGCAGGTTGGGCACCCCTGCTGTGCCATCCTTAGCAGCTGCAAAAAAACACAGTGGTCTTTGAGGATTAAATCTGCTTCACCCCGACGTCCCACCTCGCGGTTCTGCTAGCACCCAAACTCCTCGCAAGCATGCAACTTTTGTCCCTGAGGCACCAAACCCATGAATGCTGACTGCTGTACCTATTAACCTCAGTCTGTTTTCAGAAAGAATTCACATTGGGAGGCGTAGGGTTTCTACTCCCCACTGCAAGGCTGCAACCACCACCACCTGCACAGCTTTTTaatccaaaccaaaacccatcCGCATGGAAAACAATGGAGGCATGTTCTCCACTCCAATGTTTTGCTCTCACAGGAATGAGGTGATTTGGTCCATTCCACCACAGTCACAGCTCTCTCTGCAAGCAGTGCAAAATGgttctgctgcttgtaaacTGTCTGTACTCTCCTCCTTGCCTTGGATAGCACAGCCTGCCTATTGTTGTCAGTGATTTATGGCAGACCCAGAACAGCTCACTTACAGCCCACAGCTTGTGCTACCTTTTCTTATCCTACCACCTGTCCCGGTTCCCAGTTTCCCTACAGCCTGCCCAGTTCCCAAGGCCCAGCCTTGCCCAGCTCTTCCCCCCCAAAGGCAGCATTTACACCATCTGTGGCTCAGACAGGACTGCAGCTCTCAGAATCAGGAACTCAAAACCCCTtcagggaggcagaggagggaatAAAGCTCTGGACATGGAGAACACTCCAGTCCAGGGGGACCAGGGGAGGACACAACTACTCCAAGACAGTGTACAATCTTCCTTGCCTACCCAAGAACATAAGCTgcctgcacagcacactgcaccATGACCACTTCCCAAAGTTTAGAAAACATGTGACTGACTGAGTAGCTATGAGCATgtgcactctgacagagcattTGTAAGGATGGCCAACACCAGCTGCTCTTGGACAAcggcctccctccctcctccaatGTGATCCTGACTGCCCACAGAACTTTTTGTACCCTTTCTGTACTGCTCATTTAGCCAATAAATGCACTACAGAGACCAGTCAGGTACTAATCCAGACATGGGTTAAGACAAGCACAAACCCTGTGCTTCCCCAGCTGGTACAATACTCACTTGCATAGGCCTGCCACGTTGCCAGAACATTATTCTTTGGCGAGAATTCAAGGCAGACTGTCTTTGGGAGATCAAAGGAATGCAGTAACTCAGCTCTGGTGACATTAACAACATTTACTCTGGAACCAAAAGATGCTACTTCAATAAAACACGCTTACAATAGTTAATTAATAGCTGAGAGAATTGGTAAAGTATTTGACTCTTCTAGATCTGCCCCAAATTTGGCCAATATAACAGaagagcttttttcccccctctagTTTTTACTAAAATTTTCCAAGAGCACATTTTAAAACCAGACACACAAGCATGACAGAAACCAAAAGTGACCACCTGTAAAAACATAACCCATGTTTTTGTCTGCAACACATAAGCTCTAAATAAGAGAGTGAACTCTATAATGCACCTGCTCTATAAGAAAGGAACCTTGTAACGTTCACAAGTATAGACTCATTATTTTCTGTGGACTTTACTAACAGATTAATCCCAGAGACCAGATACTGGGAGCCATGAAtaagaaaaacaaccaaaccacgaAAGCATACCCAAATTGCATGGGAATGGGTGCATTATAAATAGGAGAAGAACAGCAAATATTTCATCTGATAGTCAGAAAACAAAGCCACTAATGTAACAAACGGCATTTAAAATGTAcatgcaaacacttgcattaaCAGCAATCATCTTTACACAGACAAGAGTAAATGAAGCATAACTGATCCTGTTTATTTCATACAAGCTAAAAATTGGATGATAAAAGGCACCCACTTTTCTCCATTGCACCAAGCAAAGAGGGAGCCGTCCTTGCTAAAAGCAACAGCTTTGCAGTTTTTTCCAGAATCCctaaagaaataagaaatgcaCGTGAGTATTCAACAGTGCCACAGTTaaggtttttttaacaaaaatgaaacaaattgcCTGCTGTGCTCCTGAGGAGCCCTGTGCCATAGtgcagtccctgctccccctgctCAGGGACTATCACCTGCACTTGGCAGTGCTCAGGCAGGCGCAAAGCCTTCCAAACCATCAATTTTCTGAATTCACTTATATTCACACATTTTTCAAGTCCAGAGTCtacctttcttttcagaaaactaTTTCTTTTGTGCCACTGACACCAGTACCTTTGGAATGCTGCGCTCTCTGTGAAACTGGGGGGCCCATTCACCATATACAGCCCTTCGGACCCTCTCACTGCAAGAAGAAACAAATAACTCATTTCAGATGCAGAGAATTGTCCAAAGCAGACGTTTTTCTACTTTGTGAACCCTGAGACACGTGCACACTTTCCCATGCTTGCTGTAAGAGAATTCCAAGACATAACCGAGGCACGCCCCTGGAGCTCCCATCCCACTCCTCCTTCAGCAACACCCTCTGTAGGATTGTGCCCGGCCGGGGGGCAAGGAACCCCCAGGATGGGGATCCAGAGCCTCTGGACCTAGTCTCAAAGTAAAACAGTTTTTATCATGACTAAATGCAACTTCCCAGGGCTCGTGTACACCACAGTCCCGAGAGACCCTAAGGCAGCCTTTTAGCACACCTTAAAGACGACCCACGAGCTGCGCAGCCCTGTCTGGGACGTGTTTCCCAGCTCTTCTGTCAGGCTCCCCATTAAGATCCAAATTTATAACAGACAGTAGTGAGCAGCCCAAAATCTACCCTGAACAACTGCAGCCCCCACAGACCCGAGGGAGGGGAAATAGGCTGGCGTTTAAAGCTTACAAatccagaaaaggaaaatacacaTTCCTTATGTTAGGGACAGTTTAAACAATGAAATACTGAAAAGGAATACGACTTTtgaaaggagcttcacaaactgCAGTGCAAAGCCCACGAACGGCAGCGGACACGCCAGTGGGCTCCGAGCTCCCGGGAGCCGCTCCCTGCCCCTTGGATCGGCCCCCGCGTCCTGCGGTGCCGGGGCCGCCGCGGGGGCTCAGCGCCCGGGGCAGCGGGACAGGGCTACCGCGTTTCCCAGCACCGACCCACCCCCCGCGAACGCTGCCGGGCACCCCGCGACTAAATCGTCCGCGGCTGAAGAACGAAGCCCCGACACGCAGCCTCGAGAGCtcccgcggggcgcgggggaggCCGGCAGCCGGGAGGCTGCTCGGGCGAGGGGCCGGGGTGAGCAGCGGCACCCCAAAGGAGGGCCTCGCggcgccccagccccgggccgagccagcacagagcccagagagcCCTGACCAGTGCTGGGAGCGGTATCGTCAAGAACTCCAGGACCGGGGCCGGACTCGGGCACGCCGCGGCAGCGCACGCTGGGGAGGGGACGCGGGGCGGACGCCGGCGGGCACCGGAGGGGCACCCCAGCCCAACTCCGCACTCGCTCCCCGCGCACCAGCCCCGACCTCCGCGCCGGCCGGGTCGGACGCACCTGCGAGCAGCGGCGTGGGCGGCGCCATCTTGGGGCGGCCGGTGGGGCGCTGGTTCCGTTTCCGGGTCAGCGGCGGCGCAGCGGCCTCAGCGCGCGCCACGTTAGCGGGTggggcggggcccgggggcGCGTGCGCGGGTTGGCGCgcgcgggccccgcccccggcgcgcTCCCGGCGTGCGGAGCGCGCGGTGCTGacgcggcagcggcggccgggCCGGACCGGGCCGAGCGCGGACATGGTGGCCAAGCAGCGCATCCGCATGGCCAACGAGAAGCACAGCAAGAACATCACCCAGCGAGGGAACGTCGCCAAGACCTCggtgcgcggggccgggccgggccgggcgggcacggGCGGgggtggcggggccgggcgggcacggGCGGgggtggcggggccgggccgggcgggcacggGCGGgggtggcggggccgggccgggccgggccgtgctgagctgagctgacgGCGGTGCTGTGCTCGCAGAGAACGGCCCCGGAGGAGAAGGCGTCGGTCGGGCCCTGGCTGTTGGCGCTGTTCATCTTCGTGGTCTGCGGATCAGGTGAGCGGCCGCGCGCGGGCGGCTGCGGCCCCGGTGGCGGCTGCGGGCCCCGGTGGCGGCTGCGGGCCCCGGTGGCGGCTGCGGGCCCCGGCACTGCCCCTCTGGGCCCCGGCGGCGCTAGGGTCCCCTGAGCTCGCTGCGGGCGCTGCCCGGCGAGCGCTCCCCTCTCCGCTTTCTTGCAGCCATCTTCCAGATCATCCAGAGCATCCGGATGGGCATGTGAGGGGCCGCTGCCGGGCCATggcccgccggccccggccgccgcggCAGCTGCCGAGGAGCAGCGCGCGGCACCGGCCGTGTCGCATTCCAGGTCCCTTCACGAGTCATTCCGAGTTTTCTAGCCCGTGCCACAGTGCCTTGAACAGCACCACATGTATAAAGCAATAAAAGTCTATTGTTGATCTACAATCGTGGACCTACTTATTCGCTGAAGATCCAGCCTGGTCTCTGTATTACGTGGAGCTATATGCGACGTAGGTCCGTAGGAACTGACATCTGTCATAAACACCGGTCCCAGATCAGTGTCACCCTCTGCTGTATAGCTGGAAATGGTTTTATTTGACGCTGGAAGCCAGGATTCTTGTAGTGGCTGGAGCCCGACTGTGCAGCATGTTCCCGAGGAGTCTCTCTGCAGTCCCCGCCGTGCATCCTCCGTGTGTGTGCGTAGGCTAGTCCCACTGCAG
It contains:
- the EIF2A gene encoding eukaryotic translation initiation factor 2A isoform X2, with amino-acid sequence MVNGPPSFTESAAFQRDSGKNCKAVAFSKDGSLFAWCNGEKVNVVNVTRAELLHSFDLPKTVCLEFSPKNNVLATWQAYATAKDGTAGVPNLQLHDLRTGKCLKSFMQKKMQNWCPCWADDESICARNVNNEVHFFENNNFNTIANKLHLQKVSDFVLSPGAQPSKVAVYVPGSKGAPSFVRLYQYPNFEGPQSALANKSFFKADKVTMLWNKKATAVLVIASTEVDKTGASYYGEQTLHYVAANGESAVVQLPKNGPIYDVSWSPNSAEFCAVYGFMPAKATVFNLKCDPVFDFGTGPRNAVYYSPHGHILVLAGFGNLRGQMEVWDVKNYKLISKPVASDSTYFAWCPDGEHIVTATCAPRLRVSNGYKIWHYTGSVLHSYKVPSGEEMWQVFWQPFLDGVFPEKAVKYQAVPSELPSAEPRPAQAYRPPALRNKPVTSSKLHEDEPPQNMKPHLGGSDKPLSKTALKNQRKHEAKKAAKQEAKADANQGPAQDKTPQNALQNAVPAMTTGDPEVDKKIKNLKKKLKAIEQLKEQAAAGKQLEKNQVEKIQKEAALLKELEDLELGV
- the EIF2A gene encoding eukaryotic translation initiation factor 2A isoform X1, with amino-acid sequence MAPPTPLLAVRGSEGLYMVNGPPSFTESAAFQRDSGKNCKAVAFSKDGSLFAWCNGEKVNVVNVTRAELLHSFDLPKTVCLEFSPKNNVLATWQAYATAKDGTAGVPNLQLHDLRTGKCLKSFMQKKMQNWCPCWADDESICARNVNNEVHFFENNNFNTIANKLHLQKVSDFVLSPGAQPSKVAVYVPGSKGAPSFVRLYQYPNFEGPQSALANKSFFKADKVTMLWNKKATAVLVIASTEVDKTGASYYGEQTLHYVAANGESAVVQLPKNGPIYDVSWSPNSAEFCAVYGFMPAKATVFNLKCDPVFDFGTGPRNAVYYSPHGHILVLAGFGNLRGQMEVWDVKNYKLISKPVASDSTYFAWCPDGEHIVTATCAPRLRVSNGYKIWHYTGSVLHSYKVPSGEEMWQVFWQPFLDGVFPEKAVKYQAVPSELPSAEPRPAQAYRPPALRNKPVTSSKLHEDEPPQNMKPHLGGSDKPLSKTALKNQRKHEAKKAAKQEAKADANQGPAQDKTPQNALQNAVPAMTTGDPEVDKKIKNLKKKLKAIEQLKEQAAAGKQLEKNQVEKIQKEAALLKELEDLELGV
- the SERP1 gene encoding stress-associated endoplasmic reticulum protein 1 → MVAKQRIRMANEKHSKNITQRGNVAKTSRTAPEEKASVGPWLLALFIFVVCGSAIFQIIQSIRMGM